In Chelonia mydas isolate rCheMyd1 chromosome 20, rCheMyd1.pri.v2, whole genome shotgun sequence, a single genomic region encodes these proteins:
- the LOC102931415 gene encoding volume-regulated anion channel subunit LRRC8E, with protein MIPVAEFKQFTDQQPAFKVLKPWWDVLAEYITVAMLMIGVFGCTLQVTQDKIICLPNHVPAGASLSETCQNFTRKSLNASEPDTPLSSREMSGLRNNLDIQQYSFINQMCYETALHWYAKYFPYLVVIHTLIFMVCANFWFKFPGTSSKIEHFISILGKCFDSPWTTRALSEVSGENQDGTTSKKEDGRRKSIKDEIPESHPALQPIQSISEKKVAETPAVSLLDKKEGEQAKALFEKVKKFRLHVEEGDILYTMYIRQTVLKVFKFLIITAYNAALVQNIHFIVPCSMEMEDMTGYDHFCCNHTKAHLFSKLAICYICFLGVYGLTCLYTLYWLFHRPLKEYSFRYVREETGISDIPDVKNDFAFMLYLIDEYDSLYSKRFAVFLSEVSESKLKQLNLNHEWTEEKLRQKLQRNSLGRLELHLFMLSGLPDTVFELSEVEALKLEMLKDVTFPPLVAQLVRLQELSLLNCPVKLPFASLVFLRDHLKVMQATFDEIKDVPLWVYSLRGLEELHLSGLFSQELGRASGLESLRELRNLKVLSLHSNISKVPPSVTDISTHLQRLCILNDGTKLVTLNNLKKLVNVRELELVNCNLERIPHAVFSLVSLQELDLKDNQLRSIEEILSFQHCRKLVCLKLWSNHIAYIPEHIRKLKGLEQLYLNRNKIETLPSQLFLCTKLRYLDLSNNGIQVIPPEVGVLQNLQYFAISSNSVETLPDELFFCKKLKTLMVGHNKLSTLSHRLGNLSLLSKLELKGNRLEALPLQIGRCPALKRSGLVVESTLYEMLPVDIRERLESE; from the coding sequence GTGACACAGGACAAAATCATCTGCCTCCCCAACCATGTCCCTGCTGGTGCCTCACTCTCTGAAACATGCCAGAATTTCACCAGGAAGAGCCTCAATGCCTCGGAGCCAGACACACCCCTGTCCTCCCGGGAGATGAGCGGCCTGCGCAACAACCTGGACATCCAGCAGTACAGCTTCATCAACCAGATGTGCTATGAGACAGCCCTGCACTGGTACGCCAAGTACTTCCCCTACCTGGTGGTCATCCACACCCTCATCTTCATGGTCTGTGCCAACTTCTGGTTCAAGTTTCCGGGCACCAGCTCTAAGATTGAGCACTTCATCTCCATCCTTGGCAAGTGCTTTGACTCACCCTGGACTACCCGGGCCCTCTCTGAGGTCTCTGGGGAGAACCAAGATGGGACGACCTCAAAGAAGGAAGACGGGCGGAGGAAGAGCATCAAGGATGAAATACCCGAGTCCCACCCTGCTCTACAGCCCATCCAGTCCATCTCTGAGAAGAAGGTAGCAGAGACTCCTGCAGTCAGCCTGCTGGACAAGAAGGAAGGGGAGCAGGCCAAAGCTTTGTTTGAGAAGGTGAAGAAGTTCCGGCTGCACGTGGAGGAGGGAGACATCCTCTATACCATGTACATCCGACAGACTGTTCTCAAGGTCTTCAAGTTCCTGATCATCACAGCCTACAATGCCGCCCTGGTGCAGAACATCCACTTCATTGTGCCCTGCAGCATGGAGATGGAGGACATGACAGGCTAcgaccacttctgctgcaaccaCACCAAGGCCCACCTCTTCTCCAAGCTGGCCATCTGCTACATCTGCTTCTTGGGCGTCTATGGCCTCACCTGCCTATACACGCTGTACTGGCTCTTTCACCGGCCCTTGAAGGAGTACTCCTTCCGCTACGTGCGAGAGGAGACGGGCATCAGCGACATCCCTGACGTCAAGAATGATTTTGCCTTCATGCTTTATCTGATCGACGAGTATGACTCCCTCTACTCCAAGCGCTTCGCTGTCTTCCTCTCCGAGGTCAGCGAAAGCAAGCTCAAGCAGCTCAACCTCAACCACGAATGGACAGAGGAGAAGCTGCGGCAAAAGCTGCAGCGGAATTCCCTGGGCCGCCTGGAGCTCCACCTCTTCATGCTGTCCGGCTTGCCTGACACAGTCTTTGAGCTGTCTGAGGTGGAGGCCCTGAAACTGGAGATGCTCAAGGATGTGACCTTCCCACCGCTGGTGGCCCAGCTCGTCCGCCTCCAGGAGCTCTCCCTGCTGAACTGCCCCGTCAAGCTGCCATTTGCCTCCCTGGTCTTCCTGCGGGACCACCTCAAGGTGATGCAGGCCACCTTTGACGAGATCAAAGATGTGCCGCTGTGGGTCTACAGCCTCCGCGGGCTGGAGGAGCTCCACCTCTCTGGCCTCTTCAGCCAGGAACTGGGGAGGGCGTCCGGCTTGGAGAGCCTCCGGGAGCTGAGGAACCTCAAGGTGCTCTCGTTGCACAGCAACATCTCCAAGGTGCCACCCAGCGTGACTGACATCTCAACTCACCTGCAGCGCCTGTGCATTCTCAACGACGGCACCAAGCTGGTGACCCTCAACAACCTCAAGAAGCTGGTCAACgtgcgggagctggagctggtcAACTGCAACCTGGAGCGCATCCCCCATGCCGTCTTCAGCCTGGTCAGCCTGCAGGAACTGGACCTGAAAGACAACCAGCTACGCTCCATCGAGGAGATCCTCAGCTTCCAGCACTGCCGCAAGCTTGTCTGCCTTAAGCTCTGGAGCAACCACATTGCCTATATCCCCGAGCACATCCGGAAGCTCAAGGGCCTGGAGCAGCTCTACCTCAATCGCAACAAAATAGAgaccctgccctcccagctcttCCTCTGCACCAAGCTCCGCTATCTTGACCTCTCCAACAATGGCATCCAGGTTATCCCCCCAGAGGTAGGTGTGCTCCAGAATCTCCAGTACTTCGCCATCTCCTCCAACTCAGTGGAGACCTTGCCCGATGAGCTCTTCTTCTGCAAGAAGCTGAAGACTCTGATGGTGGGACACAACAAGCTCTCCACCCTCTCCCACCGCCTGGGCAACCTCTCCTTGCTCAGCAAGCTGGAATTGAAGGGGAACCGTCTGGAGGCCTTGCCGCTTCAGATTGGGCGGTGCCCAGCACTCAAGCGCAGCGGCTTGGTGGTGGAGAGCACCCTCTATGAGATGCTGCCCGTGGACATCCGGGAGAGGCTGGAGAGTGAATGA